Below is a genomic region from Raphanus sativus cultivar WK10039 chromosome 4, ASM80110v3, whole genome shotgun sequence.
CGGGAGAATTTACAATGAATATCGGTTTActtttctatgcattgtttcTCTTTGTAATTGCTTGCATGATTAATATAAACGGTTCATtctaaatattatgaaattctaataaaatttattatacttGTTTTTAGAAATACAAATGGCAAGAATCGAGCATCTTCAGTTTCCGGCTCTCAAAATAACTGGCGAAAACTATGTCGGATGGGTCACAAACGTGAAACCCTATCTGATAATGAAAAAGTTAACCGAGACGATTGTAATCGGTAACAAATCGCCGCCTGAGCATAAGGCTGAAGCGATAATTTTCCTGAAAAAACACCTCGATGAGAATGTTACGCATGACTATGCGAGCATAGAAGACCCAGCTGAACTGTGGCAAGCTTTAAAAGAAAGGTTCGATAACCAAAAGGAAGTCAACCTCCCTCACGCTCTAGAAGAGTGGAAAAATCTGAGGTTTCAGGATTTTCAAAAGGTTGAGGAATACAATTCCGCTGTCCAGAGGATAGTTTCACTCCTGAAGTATTGCGGTAACCCTGTCTCTGAAGCAGAAATGATGAATAAGACATACAACACTTTCCACAAACAGCTTCACTTCCTACCTGAAATTTACAGAAAATGCGGGTACACGAGATTTTCTGAATTGATGGTTGCGCTCATGTTGGCTGAAAAGAACAATGAGCTTCTGATCAAAAACCATAATTCCCGACCTACGGGAGCCAAAGCATTCCCTGAAGTGAATGCTACGGTGATAGAAAACTCAGAGAGAAGAACCCAAACCAGTCGgggtcgtggtcgtggtcgcCATTTCAACAGCAAACGTGGAAAAACTTACAATCCCAAATGGAAGGGATCTAACAAATGGATTAGATCCGAACAAGGTCCTAAGGGCAAAGAAACTCAAGAAGATACCACCCAGAAGCGTGAGAGTGTATGTTACAGATGTGGATGTAAGGGACATTGGTCTCGTACCTGTCGTACTCCTCCACATCTCTGTAAGTTATATCAAGAGTCCACGAAAGGCAAAGCTAAGGAGGTGAATCTCACAGAAAATTTTGAGGGGACATCGTACCTCGATGCCTCTGATTTCGCAAATGAGCTGGACTAGATTCCTCCTGAAGAGAACTGAAGTGCTTATAATAAGACTACTAAATAATCTTCAGTACTGTCATGTATAATTATTACATTTCCTGTCTTAAAcgaataatgatggtttaacgTCACtttaatgtataattattgtATGTTTTCTGATATGATTATTATATGAATGAATTTCATGTTTCTCTTTTTATTGATGTTTATGACTATTACAGAAATGGATCAGAATGCCAGTGGAACAAAATCCAAGAAACGGATTCGAGAAATATGTATACCAGATAGTGGAACAACACAcactattttgaaacaaaagagaTATTTCTCTGATTTAAAATCGACAAAAATTATTGTCAATACAATATCAGGTCCTGCAGACTTGATTGAAGGTGCTGGTAAAGCTAACTTTACATTGCCAAATGGAACAAGATTATCCATAAAAAATGCCTTATACTCTCCGAGTTCTAAAAGGAATTTGTTGAGTTTCAAAGATATCTATCGTCATGGATATGATACTCAGTCTGCAACTGAGGATGGAAGGAAGTACATGTATGTAACTTCTGAGAAATATGGCAAAAGACATATATTGGAAAAGTTTCCCAAACTCCCTTCGGGATTGCATCATACCTACATAGATGCAATCGAATCCAATCttgtaataaaagaaaatccaGAAGATTTCACAATATGGCATGACCGGCTCGGCCACCCAGGCACCTCAATGATGCGTAGAATCATAGAGAGCTCACATGGTCATTCACTGAAAATCCAGGAAATTTCTCAAGGGAATAAAATGACATGTGTTGCATGTTCTCTTGGTAAACTGATCGTAAGACCGTCGCCAACCAAAATCAATACAGAATCACCAAAGTTCCTTGAAAGAATTCAAGGAGATATATGTGGACCCATACATCCACCTTGTGGACCATTCCACTATTTTATGGTATTAATTGACGCATCCAGTAGATGGTCACATGTCTGTCTATTATCATCTCGAAATGTGGCATTTGCGAGATTTCTAACTCAGATAATCAAACTGCGAGCACAGTTTCCCGATTACACTATTAAAAGAGTTAGATTAGACAACGCTGGTGAATTCACATCCCAAGCATTCAATGATTACTGTATGGTAACGGGGATTGAAGTTGAACATTCTGTGGCTCATGTTCATACTCAAAATGGTTTGGCCGAGTCATTGATTAAACGCCTGCAATTGATTGCAAGACCATTGATCATGAGATCAAAACTTCCAACCTCTATATGGGGACATGCTATTTTGCATGCAGAAGCACTTATTCGGATAAGACCAAGTGCATACCATAAGTATTCTCCATTACAGTTAGCATTTGATCGAGAACCAAACATTTCCCATTTTAGAGTTTTTGGTTGTGCGGTATATGTGCCTGTAGCACCACCACAACGTACAAAGATGGGACCACAAAGAAggttgggaatatatgttggttgTGATTCTCCATCAATTATACGATACCTAGAACCACAGACTGGTGATGTCTTTACGGCACGTTTTGCCGATTGTCATTTTGATGAGAAAGTATTCCCAGTTTTAGGGggagaaaacaaaaatgtagAAAATGATATCAAATGGAGTGTACCTTCGTTGTTATATCTTGATCCTCCTACTAAGGAGTCAGAACTAGAAGTTCGACGAATCATGCATTTACAGAGTATAGCAAATCAGCTACCTGATGCATTTGCGGATACCAAGACGGTAACTAAATCTCATATACCAGCTGCAAATGCTCCTGCTTGTATCAAAATACCAAATGatcaaggaaaagaaaatgatacaCGTGAGTCTAAAACACGCTTGAAGCGAGGTAGACCTGCTGGTTCTAAGAATAAAAATTCTAGAAAACAAAAGGATATCGAGGTGACTGATACACCCAAAATAGCAGAAAGTATTTTGGAAGAAACAAACGATGAGAATACTGAAAAAGTAGAGCATCCTGAGTCAGAAAGAAATCATGAGATTTCTATCAACTACATCCATAATAAGAAGATATGGAACAGAAATGAAAaagatgatgttgatgatgctTTCTCATATATTGTGTCAAGATGCAATACAAACCGAACTTGATTCGCTTAATAAACGAGAAGTATTTGGATCTATTGTACTCACACCTGTAGATGTGAGACCTGTTGGGTACAAATGGGTTTTCGTTCGAAAACGAAATGAGAAAAATGAGATCACGAGATACAAAGCTCGTCTTGTCGCCCAAGGTTTTTCTCAAAGACCGGGAATAGATTATGAGGAAACATATTCCCCTGTTATGGATGCAATCACCTTTAGATTCCTGATGAGTCTAGCTGCTGATAAGAATCTTGAGATGCGTCTTATGGATGTTGTTACATCCTATCTATACGGGTCATTAGATACTGATATCTACATGAAAGTTCCTGATGGATTTAAAATGCCAGAAGCATTAAGTTCCAAACCGAAAGAGTTATGTGCAATAAAATTGCAAAGATCATTAtatgggttaaaacaatctGGACGTATGTGGTATAATCGTCTCAGTGAGCATTTAACAAAAGAAGGATATGTAAATGATCCCATATGTCCATGTGTTTttatcaagaaaacaaaatccgGATTTGTGATAATCgcggtatatgttgatgatctaaATATTATTGGAACTCAGAAGGAAATACAAAAGGCATCAGACTATCTCAAAggagaatttgagatgaaagatctcggaCAGACACAGTATTGTCTTGGCCTACAAATAGAGCATTATCAAAATGGTATATTTGTGCATCAATCCACATACACTAGAAGAGTGTTGAAACGCTTTAACATGGATAAATCAACTCCTCTTAGCACTCCAATGATTGTTAGATCACTTAATATTGAAAGTGATCCATTCCGATCATCTCAGGAAAATGAAGAGGTACTTGGTCCAGAAGTACCATATCTAAGTGCAATCGGGGCGCTGATGTATCTTGCAAATTGTACACGGCCTGATATATCATTCGCTGTTAATCTTTTGGCAAGATTCAGCTCATCTCCCACAAGGAGACATTGGAATGGAATTAAGCATATATTTCGTTACCTTCAAGGGACCATTGATTTGGGCTTATTTTACTCTAAAGATTCAAAAGATCCaatggttggttttgcagatgcaggaTATCTTTCAGATCCACACAAAGCCCGATCACAAACAGGATACGTTTTCACGATCGGAGGCACTGCTATATCTTGGCGTTCTCAGAAACAAACGCTTGTAGCCACTTCTTCAAATCATGCTGAGATCATCGCACTCCATGAAGCAAGTAGAGAATGTGTATGGCTAAGATCAATAAGTCGACATATCTGTTCAAGCAGCGGAATTGACGAAAATACGGAGCCAACTATTCTATACGAAGATAATGCGGCATGTGTTGCTCAAACGAAGGAAGGATATATCAAAAGCGATAGAACAAAACATATACACCCGAAGTTCTTCTCATACACCCAAGAactcgagaagaagaaagagattgaagTAAGATACGTTCGATCATGCGACAATGCAGCTGACCTCTTCACTAAATCACTTCCTACCTCGGTGTTCAGAAAACATGTTCATAATATTGGAATGCGTCATCAGAAGGATCTATGACTGCTCATTCGAGGGGGAGCTTACgtggttgtactctttttacCTTACTATGGTttttcccattgggttttcctagaaaggtttttaacgaggcaacaaaGACGTTGAGCAAAAGATGATAGTGACACTGGtctccaagggggagtgttataaacataagaagaagaagcaatgtCAAAAATATACGCACCGTAACTTtgacaaatgaaataaatatttattatgtggaGCCCACGTCACTATGCACGCACAGTAACTTTTCCTTTTTACTCTCTATATAAACGAACGAATTCGTTCGATTGTAAACAcacctctcttcctcttttctATAAGAAACTCTCTCTcgtttatttatcatatatcaGTGTTATCTTTTTCCTACGGGTATAAAATTTCTTTCTATAAAATTTCcgatacatataaaatttataagtctTTTTATAACActctttgaatattttttttgtcaacctttcCATTActtggaaaacccaatgggcACTTGTTTTTAAACAGAACAAACTTTAActattacaatatattataaGCCCAAATAAGGCCCAAAACTAAAGAAACTAAAGATAAACATTATGTATCCGatctgaaacaaaatatttcggatGTCTAAGTATATTCTAACCagatttgtatatttattatttttaaacttaatatcaaaaagaatatacaaaatatataaaatgttttgaagttgtccaaaatacttgaaaatatatataaataatgtatatgtgtaaaatagctaaaaaatactcaaaataccaaaaatacttaaacgATTggtttctatccaaatatttaagttaaactaATGTTTATGctaattttaagtattttggtatacactattcaaatttatatgttatgtgttatgattatttttttgatttttagatttttagaaattaaaagtatacatgaacattaatttttaaaaaaaattaaatgagttATCAAAACTCAAACCGAATCCACAAAGAtctaaaccgaactaaatctgTAAATATCCGAACTATATAGAatgaaatcaaatcaaatgaTATCTGAACGtgaagtgttaatcaaaagtaaaaaaaattatcgatagcaaaataaatattgtttataatatatttaaatacatcaTAGTTTAGAAAACTCACTCAGGCTATCATCTAGTCATGTGTATAATTCTCAAACAGTTAAACACGGCGCCAAactataactaaaaaaaaaaaaaaaaaaaatataactcaAATCTGAAAATCGTAATAAACCGAGTATTATAGTAAGATTGTAGGACTCCCATGTGACATCAcaatttatttgaaaacaagCTGGCATGAGTTCGAAGCCCAGACCACACTCTCCAGTTCCTTTAACCTCTCGAGTCTCTGCTTCGGATGAATGTCTGTTTTGGAGAAGGTTGCCGTTTCCAAACGACTTGCATTCCTTAGGATGTACTGGGCCACCTGTCTCTCATCTTCTATTTCCCCTTTGTAATTTTTCCAAACTAATGTCTCGAGACGGTTCACCAAACATTCAGGAACATATCTCGGTTGACTCCATCTCTTATAGGGGGGACGATCTCGCTTCCTAAACCATTCCTAAACCAAACAAGGGAGAGACACAGTGTGTATATATCATTAAAACCCCGAAACCGACCAGTATGAAAATTTCACGTAAGATGAAATCTTGTAATAATACTTACACCAATGAGCTTGAGGCCTTGCAGATTAGGAGAACTATCGAGCATGAGAAGAAATAGATTCCACCACTCATGGTCATATGCATGTAGCTCCAAATTCACCAGCTGGTTGAAGATTCTATCAGTAGGaaatttactttatatatatacatacacgaGGCACTATTTAGTACACAAACTATATGTAATAACATCAAGGAACTCAAATGAAactacaaaaagaagaaaaaaaaccttACCAGCTTCAAAGGTGATGGAATCTTCAAAGAAAGGCGTTTGACTGAAGTGAGAGATCCAAGAATTTTCTCATAGACTACACTAGACACATCAGTAATATTTGCCTCCACCAGCACAGGTGTATTCTCAATCAGACAAGAGTCACGTTCGGTTAACCCTTGAAGTCTAAGATATTTCAAATGAGGAGCATTGATCACATATACCAAAATATCTACAAAATCTTCATTGTCAAAAATAAGTGTTAGACTCTACAAGGAAGGGACAGTAATAGTGAAACTCTCCACATCAGGATGCGAATACATCTTAACCTCCAGATTTTCAAGACTAGAACAGCCAGATAGAAGGTTAACAACGGATGCAGCGTCTTTGAAGCTCACTTTGTAAAGGCGTAGAGTTCTAAGGGCCTTGAGACACACCGGAAATGGGACGTCTACAAAGACATAAGGACCGAGCTTCAAGGTCTCGAGTGTCCGAGTCCCACAGTTGAACAAGCTTGTAGGAAACCTATACGGCTCATCAAGACAGCAAACTTGGAATTCCAACTCACGCACATGCCGTCCAAACGCAATCCCAAGCAGTACTCCAACATCAACTGTGGGGTCATCAATTCCGAAAGTCATCTTGAGATGCAAACTCTGAAGAACAGGAGTCTGATGTGAAAGGAAACACCTACAGACATTATCTGAAAACCTCACGATATCTTTGGTGCCACGGTCACCGTAATAGAACCTGAGAGTCGGCGTCATCTTACAAAGAAACCGCCATCGTTTCGACAGAACACTAGTGGCTACGGCATCTTTAGTCGGAATTGAAGACAAAATCTGCAGAAGCAGAGCGTCCGGCAGCTCACCGATCATGTCTCTGTTACTCAAAGTTCGACTAGGCAAAATTCAAACAACAAAAAGGAATCACGAGTTGGTTTGCAGTTTGCAGTTTAAGCAAAACCATAGAACGGTTCACAAAAATAAGCAGacatagaaaaaaaagagaaatacatAGAAGAAACATACCATCCATTCATCTTCGTTGGGAGAGAAAAGTTCAGTATTATACGGCTAGGGTTTCCAGATATGATGATCCATTGGCGTGTTTTATAAGTTAAACAAGTACATACCGTATAAAAATTGAAACATCCTTGGGTTCGGTTTTGTATTCCCAGAAACCGTGACTATTCACGTAACCCGgtttgattttcatattttagattttctgtatttatttagttttacataaatatgatgatttattttaaaagcagtaaaaaatattaaacatatacaTAAATCAACATCTGAAAAACAATACAAATACCCTTATAAACGGAATAATGTAGTCAGTTTGAAGGACTTAGATCAGTTTATTTGAACACAACCCGGCATGCGTTGGAAGCCCTGACCACACTCTCCAGATCctttaaccatccaagtctcTTCTCCGGTTGAATGTCAAATTTGGAGAAGGTTGCCGTTTTCAAACGACTTGCATTCCTTAGCATGTATTGAGCCACCTCTCTATCATCTTCTATTTCCCCTTCGTAATTTTTCCAAACTAATGTCTCCAGACGGTTCACCAAACATTCAGCAACATATATCGGTTGACTCCATCTCTTATAGGTGAGACGATATGGGTTCCTAAACCATTCCTAAACACAACAAGGGAGAGACACAACGTGTATACATCTTTAAAAACCTGAAACTGATCAGTTGGAGAAATATGAATACTTGTAAATAATGCTTACACTAAAGAGCTTGAGGACTTGCAAATTCGGAGAGCTATGGAGCATGAGCATCAATAGATTCCACCACTCTGGTTCATATGTATGTATCTCCAAACACACCAGCTGGTTGAAGATTCTATCAAACTTACTCTACACATACATGAGGCAGTAATTTAGTACACAtacaatttaataaataacaagAAACTCAAAATGAAATTGCAATTTAAACATTACCAGCTTCAAGGGTGATGTAATCTTCAGAGAAAGGCTTTTGACTGAAGTGAGAGATCCAAGAATTTTCTCATAGATAACACCGGGCACATCAATAATATTCGCCTCCACCAGCTCAGGAGTATTCTCAA
It encodes:
- the LOC108837553 gene encoding uncharacterized protein LOC108837553, which codes for MARIEHLQFPALKITGENYVGWVTNVKPYLIMKKLTETIVIGNKSPPEHKAEAIIFLKKHLDENVTHDYASIEDPAELWQALKERFDNQKEVNLPHALEEWKNLRFQDFQKVEEYNSAVQRIVSLLKYCGNPVSEAEMMNKTYNTFHKQLHFLPEIYRKCGYTRFSELMVALMLAEKNNELLIKNHNSRPTGAKAFPEVNATVIENSERRTQTSRGRGRGRHFNSKRGKTYNPKWKGSNKWIRSEQGPKGKETQEDTTQKRESVCYRCGCKGHWSRTCRTPPHLCKLYQESTKGKAKEVNLTENFEGTSYLDASDFANELD
- the LOC108835574 gene encoding F-box/FBD/LRR-repeat protein At3g26920-like; translated protein: MNGCRTLSNRDMIGELPDALLLQILSSIPTKDAVATSVLSKRWRFLCKMTPTLRFYYGDRGTKDIVRFSDNVCRCFLSHQTPVLQSLHLKMTFGIDDPTVDVGVLLGIAFGRHVRELEFQVCCLDEPYRFPTSLFNCGTRTLETLKLGPYVFVDVPFPVCLKALRTLRLYKVSFKDAASVVNLLSGCSSLENLEVKMYSHPDVESFTITVPSL